One part of the Desulfonema ishimotonii genome encodes these proteins:
- a CDS encoding TetR/AcrR family transcriptional regulator, whose protein sequence is MLDGFNPDIHKRLEAAVLEVFSQSDFHKASIRDVAKIAGVSFSTIYNHYGSKEGLLLAFVNIWLGKLTDRIIDHLQGIEDLKEKLRKVFWVQLDYYERYPGLGRILFMTLPMKTWMDDETFQQRKMIGLFLEVLRQGQEAGILNSNVRAGTLLDFISGFVQRTFTMWIVREEQESLTQQANLLFEMVWRALSNPECTCREK, encoded by the coding sequence ATGTTAGACGGTTTTAATCCTGACATTCATAAGCGACTGGAAGCGGCTGTTCTGGAGGTTTTTTCCCAGTCCGATTTTCACAAGGCGAGCATCCGTGATGTTGCCAAAATAGCGGGCGTCAGTTTCAGCACGATTTACAATCACTACGGAAGTAAGGAAGGGCTTTTGCTGGCCTTTGTGAACATCTGGCTGGGCAAATTAACCGACCGGATTATTGATCACCTTCAGGGCATTGAAGATCTGAAAGAAAAGCTGAGGAAGGTATTCTGGGTGCAACTGGATTATTATGAACGCTATCCCGGTTTAGGGCGTATCCTGTTTATGACGCTGCCCATGAAGACCTGGATGGATGATGAGACCTTTCAACAGCGCAAGATGATCGGCCTCTTCCTGGAGGTACTCCGCCAGGGACAGGAGGCAGGCATATTGAATTCCAACGTCCGGGCCGGAACGCTGCTTGACTTTATAAGCGGTTTTGTCCAGCGCACATTTACAATGTGGATTGTACGGGAAGAGCAGGAAAGCCTGACACAGCAGGCGAACCTCCTGTTTGAAATGGTGTGGCGTGCCCTCTCCAACCCGGAATGCACATGCAGGGAAAAGTGA
- a CDS encoding RNA-guided endonuclease InsQ/TnpB family protein — MEFVIRRAYKYRVYPTKAQISNLENQFSMCRHLYNRSLAERTDAYKKDGTAISYNQQQNSLPELKKERPWYKGVYSQVLQDVLRRLDKGYQAFFRRVRTGENPGFPKFRKRGQWNSITYPQYRKRPDSVIAIPKIGRVRLVHHRELPEDATVKTLTITREAGRWFACFPAELPFVAESEQGLPDPLGIDLGLIDFFYASDGSHVPVPRLLRKKEKQLGRLQRRLAKSEKRSEKYYKILKAVRKCHYRIKCRRSDFLHKTANGLLKKSGLIFYEDLRISDMIRRPKPKQDEDGKYLPNNASAKAGLNKSLADAGWGKFIEILNYKSRHLGKKTFAVPPQYTSQKCSACGEIVKKSLSVRTHRCACGFVANRDLNAALNILRIGMDTLQAPT, encoded by the coding sequence ATGGAATTCGTCATACGTCGCGCCTATAAATACAGGGTTTATCCCACAAAGGCTCAGATTTCCAATCTGGAAAACCAGTTCTCCATGTGCCGCCATCTGTACAACCGGAGCCTTGCGGAACGGACTGATGCATATAAGAAAGACGGTACGGCAATTTCTTACAATCAGCAACAGAACAGCCTGCCGGAGCTGAAAAAAGAACGTCCCTGGTACAAGGGAGTGTATTCCCAGGTGCTTCAGGATGTCCTGAGAAGGCTCGACAAAGGCTATCAGGCGTTTTTCCGCAGAGTAAGGACCGGTGAGAATCCCGGATTTCCGAAATTCAGAAAACGCGGGCAGTGGAACAGCATCACCTATCCTCAGTACCGGAAACGCCCGGACTCCGTCATAGCCATTCCCAAAATAGGCAGGGTGAGACTTGTTCATCACCGGGAACTCCCGGAAGACGCAACAGTAAAGACGCTGACAATTACGAGGGAAGCCGGTAGGTGGTTTGCCTGTTTCCCGGCAGAACTCCCGTTCGTTGCCGAGTCTGAACAGGGCCTGCCCGATCCTCTCGGGATTGATCTCGGCCTTATTGACTTTTTTTATGCCTCTGACGGTTCCCATGTTCCGGTTCCCAGACTCCTCAGAAAAAAAGAAAAGCAGTTAGGGCGATTGCAGCGAAGGCTGGCAAAGTCAGAGAAGCGTTCAGAAAAATATTACAAAATTCTGAAAGCGGTTCGGAAGTGCCATTACCGGATAAAGTGCCGGAGATCGGATTTTCTGCATAAGACAGCCAACGGTCTTCTGAAGAAAAGCGGCCTGATCTTTTATGAAGATCTTCGGATCTCCGACATGATACGGCGACCGAAGCCGAAACAGGATGAGGACGGAAAATATCTCCCGAACAATGCCTCTGCAAAAGCCGGACTGAATAAATCCCTGGCCGATGCGGGCTGGGGGAAATTTATTGAAATTCTGAATTACAAGTCCCGGCATCTCGGTAAAAAGACATTTGCCGTACCGCCGCAGTACACATCACAGAAATGTTCCGCCTGCGGCGAAATTGTGAAAAAGTCTTTGTCTGTCCGTACCCACAGATGCGCCTGCGGTTTTGTTGCCAACCGTGATCTCAATGCTGCTCTCAATATTCTGCGTATCGGGATGGATACGCTTCAGGCTCCGACCTGA